ATAAAGAACATCATCATTACGTTCCGCAGCACCCGACATGCTCTGCAAACCGATATCATAAGTCCCGCCATCCCCTGCAAAGCCGGCCACGGTTACTTTCTTCCCTTTCTTTTCAAAAGCTGCCTGCATTCCGGTCAGGCAGGCCCCGGTATTTTCAAAAGCTGTATGGAAAAACGGGACTTTCCACGCCCCATACGGGAATGTTGTGCCAAACACCACGCCGCAGCTTGCAGGGACATATACGGCAGTATCTTTTCCAAGAACACGTATCGCATTCCTTATCGACATGGCAACGCCACATCCCGGACATGCGGTATGTCCTGCGGTAAAAAGATTCTCATCCGGCAGTTCCTTTATTGTGATCATACAGTTTCACCCCGCGTACCATGCCAATTTATCTGATTAACTTTTTCACCTTTTGCTGCCTTTCGTGTCAGCTCGAACATTTTCATTATCTGCTCCTTTGTCACATCGCGGCCTCCTAATCCTGCAAGATGATTGATTACAGGTATTGTCATCCCGAAAAGGGCCGAACGGACCTCATTATATACCTGCCCTCCCCCGTGATAGGATACCGAGCGGTCAAAAACGCCAAGGGCGCTTACCTGCGCTACCGCTTTTCTTAATTCCTCTGAAGGGAATGGCCTGAAAAACCGAAGCTTTATTAAACCCGCCTTTTCTCCTTTTTGCCTCAATTCATCGACAACCTCGCGGGATGTACTTGTGACAGTTCCCATAGTGATCAAAGCAATATCCGCATCATCCATCCGGTAAGTATCAATCAGGCCCCCATAATCCCTTCCGAATTCTTTTGCAAATTTACCGTTTATTTCCTGGATTACTTCTTTTGAGGATTCAACTGCTCCCGCAGTTTGTCTTCGCAATTCCATAATATATTCAGCAGGCATGAAAGCCCCTATCATAGCAGGTCTTGCGGGATCAAGGATGATATCAGGCTTATAAGATGGCAGGAACGAATCAACCTTCTCCTGTTCCGGGACATCAACCGGCTCAACCGTATGCGTAAGTACAAAACCGTCAAGGCATGGCATTACAGGAAGTAAAACCCTCTTATCTTCAGCAATCCTGAAAGACTGGATCACCATATCCAGGGCTTCCTGGTTATCTTCCACATAAAGTTGCAGCCATCCCGAATCACGCGCGCCCATGGAATCATTGTATTCGCACCATATGCCCGGCGGCCCTGCAAGAGTGCGGCTGGCATCTGGCATCACAACCGGAAGCCGAAACGGCGCTGTAGCATAGAGCATCTCATGCATGAAAGCAAGTCCCTGGGAAGAAGTCGCGGTGAAAACCCTTGCACCCGCAGCAGATGCTGCTGCTGCTGCACTCATTACGCTGTGCTCGGATTCCATTGTAAGGAACTTTGCATCAAGTTCCCCATCATTTATAAAATCCGCGATATGCTCTATTATCAGCGTTTGCGGGGTTATCGGGTAAGCAGGTACTACCTCCACGCGGCAAAGTTTTGCACCGATCGCAACAGCATGGTCGCCTGTAATTACTTTCTTCATGCGCGGGCCCTCACCATTTTTATCGCGTCAACAGGGCATTCGTTGGCGCATACCCCGCATCCTTTGCAATAATCGTAATTGGTCATCAGGTCCCCCTTGTTGGATATCCTGTGAATCGTGCCTTCAGGACAATAAAACCAGCATAAAAGGCACATAACGCATTTTTCCCTGTCCCTCAACGGGCGATACGTAGCCCAGCCCGATACTTTATTCTCTATAAAACTTCCGGGCCCGATAAGACCTGCATCAGTTTTACTTTCAATAAGAGATCCGCCCACCGGCATTTCCTGATATGTGGGCAGCCATTGTTTTCTTGCTTCAAGCTTTTT
This is a stretch of genomic DNA from Candidatus Methanoperedens sp.. It encodes these proteins:
- the porA gene encoding pyruvate ferredoxin oxidoreductase — its product is MKKVITGDHAVAIGAKLCRVEVVPAYPITPQTLIIEHIADFINDGELDAKFLTMESEHSVMSAAAAASAAGARVFTATSSQGLAFMHEMLYATAPFRLPVVMPDASRTLAGPPGIWCEYNDSMGARDSGWLQLYVEDNQEALDMVIQSFRIAEDKRVLLPVMPCLDGFVLTHTVEPVDVPEQEKVDSFLPSYKPDIILDPARPAMIGAFMPAEYIMELRRQTAGAVESSKEVIQEINGKFAKEFGRDYGGLIDTYRMDDADIALITMGTVTSTSREVVDELRQKGEKAGLIKLRFFRPFPSEELRKAVAQVSALGVFDRSVSYHGGGQVYNEVRSALFGMTIPVINHLAGLGGRDVTKEQIMKMFELTRKAAKGEKVNQINWHGTRGETV